The sequence below is a genomic window from Pseudomonas cannabina.
ATGCTGCCCGGCCCGAACGGCGAGGCGATTGGCGCATGATGACAACGGGTTATTTCATATTTGTGACAGCTTGTTGCCGAGTATTTCCTCACCTGGCGTAATGCTGGCCGCGTTCAGCGTCCATTCAGTTGCCTGAGCCTGACCGCAAGCGGTCAAACCATCGCCAGTGGCTGCTTGCGTGTAGGCGCCGGCCACGCCAGGTCGATGTCGGCCAGGTCTTGCTCGGTCAATCGGATCTGCTCGGCCGCAATGTTCAGCCGAATGTGTTCCGGGTTGGTCGCCTTGGGGATGGCAATCATGTTGTCCTGACGCAACACCCAGGCCAGAGATATCTGCGCCGGGGTCGCATTGTGGCGTCGGGCGGTTTCATGCAGGGCAGGGTGGTAAAGCATGTCGCCAGCCTGGCCGATCGGGCAGTACGCCATCAGCGGAAGATGGCGGTCTGCACTCCACAACATCAGGTCGAACTCGATGCCACGCTGTTCCGGGTTGTACAGTACCTGATTGGTGGCGCAGCGCGGGTTGTTGAGCTCGATCATGTCCGGCACGTCGAAATTCGACACCCCCCAGGCGCCGATCTTGCCGGCTTCGCGCAGGCGCTCGAAGGCCTCGAC
It includes:
- a CDS encoding aldo/keto reductase; amino-acid sequence: MRTLELAGNTVPVLGQGTWHMGEKGHLRSAEIAGLCLGIELGLTLIDTAEMYADGAAEEIVGQAIAGQRGKVFVVSKVYPHNASRSGIPTACEASLRRMNTDYIDLYLLHWPGQYPLTETVEAFERLREAGKIGAWGVSNFDVPDMIELNNPRCATNQVLYNPEQRGIEFDLMLWSADRHLPLMAYCPIGQAGDMLYHPALHETARRHNATPAQISLAWVLRQDNMIAIPKATNPEHIRLNIAAEQIRLTEQDLADIDLAWPAPTRKQPLAMV